One Caretta caretta isolate rCarCar2 chromosome 8, rCarCar1.hap1, whole genome shotgun sequence DNA window includes the following coding sequences:
- the LOC125641191 gene encoding uncharacterized protein LOC125641191 gives MPPRTRRSLVWSNGKVLDLISVCGEEAVQSHLRSSRRNYDTFRQISRDMMERGHDRDALQCRVKMKELQNAYHKACEANHRSGSALRNLPFLQRAGRNIGDDPTSTPRTTMETSEPSSTRQEEEEESGSEGAEEEEDTLAALDACSQELFSSQEEGSQSHRPVLLEGQTPEDMPDAILRSHLSVLLPAKRLQRIRKRPCRSKEDMLHEVMQQPLHENQKAQEWRESKRRFCQQNAERRHQRTEQLISIMECQADSIQELVAMQAENYCPPHSPSPCPKTLSLVPPCHLQPTFPNIRVLIATSCLQHL, from the exons atgcctccacgcaccaggcgatctctggtatggagcaatggcaaggtgctggacctcatcagtgtttgtggggaggaagctgtccagtcccatctgcgctccagccgtaggaattacgataccttcagacagatatcaagggacatgatggaaaggggccatgacagggatgcactgcagtgcagggttaaaatgaaggagctgcagaatgcctaccacaaagcctgtGAGGCAAACCACCGCTCCGGTTCTGCCCTCCgcaacctgccgtttctacaaagagctggacgcaatattggggatgaccccacctccactccaaggaCCACCATGGAGACTTCAGAGCCTAGCTCAAcaaggcaggaagaggaggaagaaagcgggagtgagggtgctgaagaggaggaagacaccctggcagctctagatgcatgcagccaggagctgttctcaagccaggaggaaggtagccagtcacacCGGCCAGTGCTTttggaaggacaaacaccagaggacatgcccg atgcaatctTGAGATCTCACCTGTCCGTGTTATTACcggccaaaagactccaaagaattaggaagaggccatgtagaagcaaagaagacatgctgcatgaagtaatgcagcagccccttcatgaaaatcaaaaagcgcaggagtggagggagagtaAAAGGAGGTTCTGCCAGCAGAATGCAGAGCGCCGGCACCAAAGAACGGAGCAGCTGATAAGCATTATGGAGTGCCAAGCGGACTCAATCCAGGAgcttgtagccatgcaggcggagaactactgccccccccactcccccagcccttgtcccaaaactctttcccttgtgcccccatgtcacctccaacccactttccccaacatccgggttcttatcgccaccagctgcctccaacacctgtag